The nucleotide window catgtctATGAGCTTAAATttaggtcacgataaaaaaatcgtgaCAATTGACTACTTGGtagcgctataatgtgaaaaaacatgaaaatagctataaccacacgatCGCTAGTCCGACTGACGTCGAAATTGGTATGccatgtcttggcccaaggtactatatatgtctatgaggacattggcatatatcaaaaaacatggccgccatcagccaatgaagtttgagcacctattagacaaggttaatggGGGCCGATcagaacgaaacttgatgggcatgtttgactcatggtcctagaggtctgtaagaattttgaaagaaatcggccactagttggcgctaacgagttttatggctctaaTCACGTGGTGTTAAACACAtctgcaaaatatgcatatcatatgatagatctcctcatacttaacaactttgcctctaaaaccattgctgtcaatcaaatcattaattaaattttgtaattatgttaaaaacctacttttgcaatcttgtccctgtttttttttgcctgatcggaaccaaaccagtctagcacaattctctggactctctagattaATAATtactatataataataataataattaataataacttttgcatttggatggctgtaacagggccaattagaaaagaggtgtggcaaaatacactcaacagcctataaatcctaaggggaaactctaggtgtggcataacatgttgaagaagCATGCacagttttatggagatcggagtgtAGTTGgtgctataagtgttaaaaagctttaaaaccatgtattccctatggtgaattgcctgtattggctgtaaatagtatttctgccagaaagactcggaagaattaatgctgtaacaataacatttatttaggagCTCAGCAAGCAATCAAGTTCTTTGGCGTAGGCCCCATTTGTAATTCGCATTCCGAGGGTACGGAATCTGCGTATCCTGCCTGATTACAGAGGCAGGGGCGCAGCTCACCCCCCGCGAAGTACGAAAGGGGGCcatctggtggtggtggtggggtggatgGAGGGAGAGACATCCTGAAGTCTTCAGGGTAGAGGGGAGATCCCGTCTGGTGCTGTTGAGGATGATATGAAAGCCTGGCTGGTTgtgtaggggggggggggggggggggtggaggAAAGGTCCCAtcttggtggtggtggggaggatggtggTGCTGAAGCGGtagtatctgcgaactcaaacatgagtaagtacaaCCTTTATATGCTCCGGTaaaggatgtgattggatagatgagACGGTAATTAGTGACGTAACGAttgagtcttcctggcagaacttgcgCTAACTTcatttctgccagaaagactcggaagaattaatgctgtaacaataacatttatttaggagCTCAGCAAGCAATCAAGTTCTTTGGCGTAGGCCCCATTTGTAATTCACATTCCGAGGGTACGGAATCTGCGTATCCTGCCTGATTACAGAGGCAGGGGCGCAGCTCACCCCCAAAGATAGGTGGAAGGAGGATCCACCGTGAACGGGGCCCACCCCCAAAGAACGGTTTATGAAGTATACTCACGGGTCCTTATTCCTGAAGTTCCTAATggagagaaagaagagaaaaaCAATTAGATTTTAGACCATATACTATTTTGAGTTAAGATTCGAAACCGCCGGCAAGCGTGTTCCCTGGCGCCAGATTCACAGCTACGGTGATGTACTGAAATATAGGCCGGAGGCCATCTTTTGATAGAACACGTGGGCCACAGGCCATCTTTTGATAAgacacatgggccacaggccATCTTTTGATCGGACACATGTGCCACAGGCCATCTTTTGATCGGACACATGGCCGCAGCCATTTTTTTGATAGGACGCATGTCCAACGGCCAACATCTGATAGGACGCATGGCCACAACCATCTTTTGATAGGACGCATGTCCAACGGCCAACTTCCAATTGTCGCGATTGTGAGTTTGTTGTCTTcgaacgtgtctatctgcatagCGATCTCTGCAAGGTTTGTTTATGCCAGGGAGCTCCTGGAATGTCGCATGTTTGTCTGTTCTTCATATGTCATATATGACTAAATGTTCAATATTACAGCTTGCCAGCACCCTCTAGCTGCCAGTATGAGCTGAAAACATAGTACAACATCACTCAATGAGTGAAGCACAGATTTTGaataagattgaataaatataaCTCTATCTAGtgatatttctccacatctgtaCGCATTTGAACTAGAAGCCCTGAGGGATGTTTTCGTACCAACGCTATAAGTCTTTTGAATAAGAGGTAAGAAAtgtgaatattttaattttgtcattgtgGATGTATTGTATTGTTAGATGTATTTATTGGATGTTGTGTACTGTAAATTGTTCTGTGATTGTGTGGCGAGACCAAAGATCAATTTTCAGCTTAGGCTGAACAATAAAGTACTACTAGTCGGGATCCTCATGACGACCATGACGCGCATTATAAGTCACAAGACGCCGATCATCGCagtcataactcctggcacatgtTAACGCTATAAGTTGAGAATAAAACCGAggtgaaattaaaataaactttattCTTAGATCTTTGTAGTGATGTAtggtttgtcaaggtaattacttacatctgatagtaattttgagctaatacaagcaaagagagcttcagCACGACCACATCCTGGCGGACCATAAGAGGTTAATGGATGCGTACGTTTATAAAGCAATAAGAGCATCTTCGAGGAGCACATTCGCTATGTTTCTTCCTCATAAGAAGAAAGCAGTGTAAATGATGCAAGACGTTTTCTTCAACACCCTTGAAAATTTGAGCGAAACATGTCTGCATGAACTACAGGATGACAGCCCAAATTACCTGACAGTATTTTATCAGTTTAAATTGTGTGTTGTATGCCACTGCTTGCAAGAACCGAAGTAACGTTAGATGGAATATCCATGTAGTGATGTCGGTGCTGTACTTTTAAGGACTACTCAGAGCACATTACGTGTTAATTTACCTCAGCAATCTCATAATGCTGAGCCGATCCGCGATTCGGCTTGCTTTAGTTCGTCCTGAAGCCCGGATAAAATAGGTGCATGTTACTTTAAACCCCGTGAGATTACCACGCATTCGTGGGGAGACTGATAGGGGTTATTATACAGTGCCATCTGTTCTGTTCAGCTAAACGATTATTAATGATAGACTGTGCGTAGTGTTTTCGAGGCATTAAATGGTCAGTTTACAcacaaacaagccacaacaggACTGATCGCGTTGTGCGAGCAGGGGCTGCGTCCTATGCGTGTGCGTCTGAAATGCATGCTTGCAACAATGAGAAAGAGAGCGATACTACACCAGATCGTCTTTGAAAATACATAACCATATCCCAGCGATGAATGCTGATGTAGGACGCCAGAATGGTGATGAAGAGCGCAGACGTATCTTTAGATAACATGCACAGATAGACTTCCGTGAATGTGATTGTCTGAATCAGAACGCAAGTTGCTCTCCTTAGAAGGAACGAGCGTCTATTGCCGCGACAGCCCAAGGAAATGATTGCTGACGAGGACTTAACCGCTACTGTATTGCAAGTTGTTACTTTATATAAGACCCATTGATCAACCATGACAAGACGAGACCGTCAACTAACTGTCGGCGTCAGCATGTGCGCACCATGCTGAAGCGGtagtatctgcgaactcaaacatgagtaagtacaaCCTTTATATGCTCCGGTaaaggatgtgattggatagatgagAAGGTAATTAGTGACGTAACGAttgagtcttcctggcagaacttagcGTTAACTTCATTTTCCAtgtctgtaatcaggtggggttaaaaacaaccacataatatgcatatattatgatagatctcctcatactgaacaaatttgcctctataaccaatgctgtcaatcaaattgttatttacatatttacaattatgttaaaaacctcctTTTGCgtactagtcctaggttttttgcctgatcggaagcaaaccagtctaggacaattctcgggactctctagatcagtggttcccaaacagTTTGTAGCACGCACCCCTTCCTAATGTTTGATACCGGTCAAACACCCCCACCACCTTCTTTCGGTTAAACATCAGATTTTTAATAGCAATAACTAAATACAAATATCCACTGTatataagaaaaaaatcaacatttcAGTTGTAAGATATATACAGCATTGTTAGGGGGGTtggggggcatgctcccccgatcatttttttttaatattctgatttacATATGAGCATTCTAAGACATTCGAAAGCCAAAATAATTATgagaaatagctttaaaaataaGTCAGTGGACAGTAAATTATTTGTCAATTATTTCTCCCTCCTCTTCTCCATCACTCCTTATTttgccctgtctcttccccTCCTAATGCATTCAACAAAACATAGGATAAATTTATagttagaatatttttttatctgaAAAAAACATATTCATTAATGTCTCTTGTCCTCTCACATTGACAGTATAGTTAATTAGTTTGCCTGATTATTTGTATCGgtagtttaacattttaatccTAAAACAGCTGCAAAATATGAAATGCTTAGTTTAGCTACCACAgtaaccacaccatacctggaggaggtccatattccacgagtaggaatatagtgtggcccctttaagattTGCGTGTTCTccattgaactgccggtattttgtgtgtgtgtgtgtgtgtgtgtgtgtgtgtgtgtgtgtgtgtgtgtgtgtgtgcgccgaaCTGTGCCGTGATTCgtgtaaacagtgagagaaacaCAGACTCGAGaacgctcttgttcagaaaagtaacctgcgtattagttttagccgattgtaatgtatttagttcaataaaacacatgtactgtaagcggtgatggtgttaattaTTTAACTGAGTGAGAGAATGAGCTTGAAGTgaatcgcgctcagactgcagagaatgtgctcagtgaaaaaaaacgCGCTTTTCTTTCGACCTAAAATGAAAAGGTCAGGGCTTTGACGCAGACGCACttgtaaaatgaaatgaaaatatgaTTAACTATAATTTACTACAGCTTGTAATGTGAAATTTATATTTATCTATAATACTCTTGACATGTGAATTTTATCCAAGTTAtgtacttaaaataaaaaattaaaaagagacAATTTTCTGCCTTTACAAACATTCTCTCGCGCACCCCCGGTGGTCATTCTGCGCACCCCTAGTTTGGGAACTGCtgctctagatcaataattatctagaaaaaaagttgaaattttgcatttgaatggctataccagggccatttaaaaaagaggcgtggcaataaacactcaaaagcctataaatcctaagggaaaactcaaaacttcacgaaaatttttcggtatatgtggcataacatgctgatgaagcatgcaaagttttaggGAGATCCGACTGTAGATGGCGCtctaactgttaaaaagctttaaaaaccatgcatttcctgtggtaaattgcctatattggctgtaaatggaagCATGCCACCAGTGTCAGATAAAATACTGTCAGCaccagtgaaacatgccaaatattgctattttcatgatttatcaattttttttgtggtttagatacaataatattttgagtttctatttattaatcaaatttccttcattgtatcaactcaaattttacaaattttacagtgtattgtCGCCAGAAGGTAAATGTTGGTTTGTCTTCATTAGCCTTCTAGCAGATCCATTAGCCTAGGATCTGCTTCCTCATGTCAAATCACAGCTGTGCTGACACAACAGTCCCCTTTGTGGTGTGATACTCTTGTGgtatttattgattattattttttaatgatcaTGCACATAATTTTTTAATGATCATTGCACATAAATTGGATTATATTGCACATTTGCCCAAAGTTACAGTAGGTAACTTAGCAAATGGAAGCACTTTAGGGGCAAAAACTCCGCTTTTACCACTTTTAAGATTATAgtgttaaaatggacaaaaaaaaaaaaacattttctaagcTGACAACCTGGCTAAAACACATGTTGGGgggttaaatattaatactgGATAGGTTGTATGCTTGTACCAAAAAGTGTCCGACAAAGTTTTAATATCAGTTTTGGCCCCCTGACTAATACTGCGTTAAGCTGCTTCCTTGTCTCTTATgaattgcaaatctaacaaaattcttaattgcagtatctaatcttataatttgttcaattaaagcattacATATCACTCCCAAAATAAtttatctgcttaattattgatatttacagttaatttgaatatttactttttactttcggtacttgtGTAATTTTTAAATcggatacttttgtacttttactcaagtgatgtttgaatggaggactttctacttttactggagtatttttttatttaggtatatatacttttactcgagtataacttttgagtacttttaccaccccTGGCTTCAACCAGGTGCCATTTGATCTTTGCCTTGAGCGCATCAACAAAACCGGAAAGGTTGCTGGAGGATTGGTAGGCATCACTCGAAATGAGACAGCTAGTATCACACCACAAAGGGGACTGTTGTGTCAGCACAGCTGTGATTTGACATGAGGAAGCAGATCCTAGGCTAATGGATCTGCTGGAAGGCTAATGAAGACAAACCAACTTGGTCCATCACCTACAATGAACGTGCATCTTTATCACAGGACACTAGATCCCTGTTTGGACTGACACATGATGGAGCTTGACAACCACCCTAATATCTTACTTATGGATGTCTTCTAACAAAAAAAATAGGGTGACAGCTTGTACCAAAACATGTCCGCAAAAGTCTTAACGGAAGCCCTTTTCAGAATTGGCCCCCTGACTAGTAGGTAACTTAGCAAATGGAAGCACTTTGGGGGGGAAAATCCGCTTTTACCACTTTTAAGATTATAgtgttaaaatggacaaaaaaaaaaaaaaaaacattttctaagcTGACAACCTGGCTAAAACACATGTTGGGgggttaaatattaatactgGATAGGTTGTATGCTTGTACCAAAAAGTGTCcgacaaagttttaatttcagtttTGGCCCCCTGACTACTGTAAAGGAGGGAGATTATCAAGAGGTCACACAAAACATAAAATGATGATCATCACAGTAGCTTCATCACTGTGTGTCATGAAGACATGTATTTTTATATCTTACGTGAATCATAGGCTTCAAAAAGCTCCCGTTGTTTTCTGCGGCGTATCAAAAGTGGCACGACTTCAGTCGTATTTAAAATCCACTTTTCTAAATCTGCCATCATTGCGAATGGATAGGAAGGGCTGCAGAAACGGCCGAAGACCTCCTCGTAAAACTCTGAGAGCTTCTCCGTTAACTCTCTGATCTGGTGAGAAAAAGCAAATTTACAAGATCAGTCTTTTAATACatttagatgtgtgtgtgtgtgtgtgtgtgtgtgtgtggtgccgTGATGCTTTTAGATGGGCCATGATGTCTTACCTTCTTTCTTATAGCGGCTGGGTCATATTTGCACCCCTGCAGGTAATGAAGTTGCTCTTTCATTTGTCTAATGGCTTTACTGTTCATCACTTCCAGTTTTCTAATTTGGGCTATCTGCTCTCTAAAGTCGTCCATCTTCTCCTTTctgcacaaaaacacacaagacAGAAAGATGGTCAAACACAGTTACTGTCTTCCCAGATTGAGAGTGTGTAGAAATCAAACACATGGTTGTGCACAAGAAACATACATCTTTTCCCTATCATCCTGATAGCTCTCGAGGACCCGCTCCTGGTCGTATATGAAGTTCAGAGATTCCTCCGCTATATGGTCATCATGGGCACAGAAGACTTGACTGAAACAGTAACGGAGATGATTAAAAACAATAACTCAGTGTCTGGCAACCAAAACTGAAACAAATCAACATTAtagggatactccaccgcttttacatattaaactatattagtcccttaactaagacgagttgatactgTAGAGGAAATTAACTAAAGTGACTTTCCCCAGCGACCTCTTAGAAGAAAATGGCGTTTGTATATAATTGTGGAAAAACTATGAGGTGACTATCTAGATAGTGAGGTAAAAGTATAGGATCatggctgaaaactattgccattttagtctttaagcagccttatcttgtctacattatggctttattgtgaatgtgattataaacaatatgcttTCATGTTGTGCTGCAGTGTTTCACAGTCATTATGATTTTCGTGGaccgggaaatgactgaaatggttatagggccctattttaacgatctgaaacgcaagtgtcaaagcgcggagcgcaagtaactttgtgggcgggtctcggcgctgttgctattttcccggcgggataaatggctcttgcgcccggcgcaaatctaaaatgggttggtctgaagtagcttcattattcataggtgtggtttgggcgtaacgtgaataaaccaatcagagcggcatccaacattccctttaaaagcaggagcgcaagttccattatggatcgctattattatggcgtatttaccaggcgcacgttcttgtaagagcagcccttacgaaacaaaaatatattgcagtatattagaaactttcatgcaatacattaggcaatatattcacatgtatgggaattaatttttatatttttcaatatattgcaatatattgaaagcggcaatcatttgtatattttgcaatatattacatgaatattttataataccatcaatatattattccatatatgtacaatatattaaaatatatttcaagtaatatattggtaaatatattttcctttcgtaagggagtgaaagacagaagttgtgttgtatggggatgggagaaacccacccaaaatagcatCGGTGAAacaggcgtcggttaaacag belongs to Pseudorasbora parva isolate DD20220531a chromosome 22, ASM2467924v1, whole genome shotgun sequence and includes:
- the LOC137058852 gene encoding uncharacterized protein codes for the protein MTLHYSSSKICVKSEDQEKTSPEREPIDPEATKAQVFCAHDDHIAEESLNFIYDQERVLESYQDDREKIKEKMDDFREQIAQIRKLEVMNSKAIRQMKEQLHYLQGCKYDPAAIRKKIRELTEKLSEFYEEVFGRFCSPSYPFAMMADLEKWILNTTEVVPLLIRRRKQRELFEAYDSHTSALFITILASYISIHRWDMELQE